From a single Peromyscus maniculatus bairdii isolate BWxNUB_F1_BW_parent chromosome 4, HU_Pman_BW_mat_3.1, whole genome shotgun sequence genomic region:
- the LOC143272704 gene encoding olfactory receptor 5AP2-like: MVRTVKGVQGKNETEVTEFILLGLSDNPDLQGVLFALFLVIYMMTLVGNLGMMALIKIDRCLHTPMYFFLSSLSFVDASSSSTVTPKMLVNLMAEDKSISFNGCAAQFFFFGSFLGTECFLLAMMAYDRYAAIWSPLLYPVLMSGRICFMLVITSFLAGFGNAAIHTGMTFRLSFCGSNKINHFYCDTPPLLKLSCSDIHINGIVIMVFSSFTVLSCVLIVLISYLCILIAILRMPSAEGRHKAFSTCASHLTAVTIFFGSILFMYLRPTTSYSMEQDKIDSVFYTVVIPMLNPLIYSLKNKDVKEAVKKILQKHLL; this comes from the coding sequence ATGGTCAGAACTGTGAAAGGAGTTCAAGGCAAAAATGAGACAGAAGTGACAGAATTTATCCTCTTGGGCCTCTCAGACAATCCAGATCTGCAAGGTGTCctttttgcattgtttctggTGATCTACATGATGACCCTGGTGGGTAATTTGGGCATGATGGCACTGATTAAGATTGACCGCTGTCTGCACACACCTATGTACTTCTTTCTCAGCAGCCTTTCCTTTGTTgatgcttcttcctcttctactgTCACTCCAAAGATGTTGGTGAACCTCATGGCTGAGGATAAGAGCATTTCTTTCAATGGGTGTGCTGCCCAGTTCTTCTTCTTTGGCTCCTTCTTGGGAACTGAATGCTTCCTGCTAGCCATGATGGCATATGACCGCTATGCAGCCATTTGGAGTCCCCTGTTGTACCCAGTTCTCATGTCTGGGAGAATTTGTTTCATGTTGGTGATTACTTCATTCCTAGCAGGCTTTGGCAATGCAGCCATCCACACAGGGATGACTTTCAGATTGTCCTTTTGTGGCTCTAATAAGATCAATCATTTCTATTGTgacaccccacccctgctcaaaCTCTCTTGTTCTGATATCCATATCAATGGCATTGTGATCATGGTTTTTTCCAGTTTTACTGTTCTCAGTTGTGTTCTGATTGTTCTCATTTCTTATCTGTGTATCCTCATTGCCATATTGAGGATGCCTTCTGCAGAAGGAAGACACaaagccttctccacctgtgcCTCCCACCTCACAGCTGTTACCATCTTCTTTGGTTCGATTCTCTTTATGTACTTGAGACCTACTACTAGCTACTCAATGGAGCAGGACAAGATTGACTCTGTATTTTACACAGTAGTAATTCCCATGCTTAACCCTCTTAtctacagtttaaaaaataaagatgtgaaAGAAGCAGTGAAAAAAATTTTACAGAAACACCTTCTGTAA